In the Populus trichocarpa isolate Nisqually-1 chromosome 1, P.trichocarpa_v4.1, whole genome shotgun sequence genome, one interval contains:
- the LOC7461670 gene encoding cytochrome b5 → MGGDAKVFTFEDVTVHNKPKDCWLIINGKVYDVTKFMEDHPGGDEVLLSSTGQDATDDFEDVGHSDSAREMMAEYCIGDIDASTVPKKTKYKTPQQPHYNQDKTSEFIIKILQFLVPLAILGVAFGIRLYTKST, encoded by the exons ATGGGTGGTGATGCCAAAGTTTTTACCTTTGAAGATGTGACTGTGCACAACAAACCCAAGGACTGTTGGCTAATTATCAATGGCAAG GTTTATGATGTCACAAAGTTCATGGAAGATCACCCCGGTGGTGATGAGGTTTTGTTGTCTTCTACAG GCCAGGACGCAACTGATGATTTTGAAGATGTGGGTCATAGTGATAGTGCCAGAGAAATGATGGCCGAATACTGCATTGGAGATATTGATGCCTCGACTGTCCCCAAGAAAACAAAGTACAAGACTCCACAGCAGCCTCACTACAATCAAGATAAGACCTCCGAGTTCATTATCAAGATCCTTCAGTTCCTAGTTCCTCTTGCTATATTGGGTGTGGCCTTTGGAATCCGCCTCTACACCAAATCAACTTAG
- the LOC7461669 gene encoding 26S proteasome non-ATPase regulatory subunit 1 homolog A: protein MATTMVSSAGGLLAMLNESHPLLKQHALYNLNNLVDQFWPEISTSVPIIESLYEDDEFDLHQRQLAALLVSKVFYYLGELNDSLSYALGAGSLFDVSEDSDYVHTLLAKAIDEYASLKSKAAESNADGADVDPRLEAIVERLLDKCIMDGKYQQAMGIAIECRRLDKLEEAIMKSDNVQGTLSYCINVSHSYVNRREYRQEVLQLLVKVYQKLPSPDYLSICQCLMFLDEPEGVASILEKLLRSGNKDEALLAFQIAFDLVENEHQAFLLNVRDRLSPPKSQVSEPALPKSTAPDSSQNENSSAPEDVQMTEGTSSSTVHEIDPSEAVYAERLTKIKGILSGETSIQLTLQFLYSHNKSDLLILKTIKQSVEMRNSVCHSATIYANAIMHAGTTVDTFLRENLDWLSRATNWAKFSATAGLGVIHRGHLQQGRSLMAPYLPQGGAGGGGSPYSEGGALYALGLIHANHGEGIKQFLRESLRSTSVEVIQHGACLGLGLAALGTADEDIFDDIKSALYTDSAVAGEAAGISMGLLMVGTASEKTSEMLAYAHDTQHEKIIRGLALGIALTVYGREEEADTLIEQMTRDQDPILRYGGMYALALAYSGTANNKAIRQLLHFAVSDVSDDVRRTAVLALGFVLYSEPEQTPRIVSLLSESYNPHVRYGAALAVGISCAGTGLSEAISLLEPLTSDVVDFVRQGALIAMAMVMVQMNEASDSRVGTFRRQLEKIILDKHEDTMSKMGAILASGILDAGGRNVTIRLLSKTKHDKITAVVGLAVFSQFWYWYPLIYFISLAFSPTAFIGLNYDLKVPKFEFVSNAKPSLFEYPKPTTVPTATSAVKLPAAVLSTSVKAKARAKKEADQKATAEKAAGVESSPASTSAGKGKAPSEKDGDAMQVDGQPEKKAEPEPSHEILTNPARVVPAQEKFIKFMEDSRYVPVKSAPSGFVLLRDLQPTEPEVLSLTDTPSSAASPASGSTTGQQSSASAMAVDEEPQPPQPFEYTS from the exons ATGGCGACAACTATGGTTAGCTCCGCTGGTGGACTGTTAGCTATGCTTAATGAGAGCCATCCTTTGTTAAAACAACACGCACTTTACAATCTCAACAACTTAGTTGATCAATTTTGGCCTGAGATCTCAACTAGTGTGCCTATAAT AGAGAGTTTGtatgaagatgatgagtttgATCTGCATCAGAGACAACTTGCTGCATTGCTTGTTTCTAAG GTTTTCTATTATTTGGGTGAACTTAATGACTCACTGTCTTATGCCCTTGGAGCTGGATCCCTCTTTGATGTTTCAGAGGATTCTGACTATGTTCATACACTTCTTG CTAAAGCTATAGATGAGTATGCTAGCCTAAAGTCTAAGGCAGCTGAATCAAATGCTGATGGAGCAGATGTGGACCCAAGGTTAGAGGCAATTGTGGAGAGACTGCTGGACAA GTGCATCATGGATGGAAAGTACCAACAAGCTATGGGAATTGCAATTGAATGCCGTAGATTGGATAAACTCGAGGAAGCTATCATGAAGAGTGATAATGTGCAGGGAACTCTTTCCTATTGCATTAATGTTTCTCATTCATATGTTAACCGTAGAGAGTATCGGCAAGAG GTCCTCCAGCTTCTTGTTAAAGTATATCAAAAGCTGCCTTCTCCTGATTATTTGAGCATTTGTCAGTGTTTGATGTTCTTGGATGAGCCTGAAGGTGTAGCTAGCATATTAGAAAAACTTCTACGCTCAGGAAATAAGGATGAAGCTTTGTTGGCATTTCAAATAGCTTTTGATCTTGTGGAGAACGAGCACCAGGCTTTTCTTCTAAATGTTAGAGACCGTCTTTCACCTCCAAAGTCTCAAGTTTCAGAGCCAGCACTGCCAAAATCCACAGCTCCAGATTCATCTCAAAATGAAAATTCTAGTGCTCCAGAAGATGTTCAAATGACAGAAGGAACTTCATCTTCTACAGTGCATGAAATAGATCCAAGTGAAGCAGTGTATGCTGAGAGGCTGACAAAAATCAAAGGAATTTTGTCTGGGGAGACATCTATACAGCTGACTCTGCAATTCCTATATAGTCAtaataa GTCGGACCTCCTTATTCTGAAGACAATTAAGCAATCAGTTGAGATGAGAAATAGTGTCTGCCACAGTGCAACTATTTATGCTAATGCAATTATGCATGCTGGAACAACTGTGGATACATTTCTCAGGGAAAATCTA GATTGGTTGAGTAGGGCCACAAATTGGGCCAAATTTAGTGCAACAGCAGGTCTTGGTGTCATCCATAGAGGCCACTTGCAGCAGGGCAGGTCACTGATGGCCCCTTATTTGCCTCAAGGTGGTGCTGGTGGCGGAGGTAGTCCATACTCAGAAGGTGGTGCCCTCTATGCTCTGGGACTCATTCATGCCAACCATGGCGAGGGCATAAAACAATTCCTTCGTGAAAGCTTACGTAGCACCAGTGTGGAG GTTATTCAACATGGTGCATGTTTAGGTCTTGGTTTGGCAGCTCTTGGAACAGCCGACGAAGATATCTTTGATGACATTAAAAGTGCATTGTATACTGATAGCGCTGTTGCTGGTGAAGCTGCTGGTATCAGTATGGGTTTGCTTATGGTTGGGACTGCAAGTGAGAAAACTAGTGAGATGCTTGCATATGCGCATGATACCCAACACGAGAAAATCATCAG GGGATTAGCATTGGGGATAGCCCTTACAGTTtatggaagagaagaagaagcagacaCGCTAATCGAGCAGATGACTCGTGATCAAGATCCTATACTTCGTTATGGTGGCATGTATGCCTTGGCATTGGCCTACAGTGGAACAGCAAACAACAAGGCTATTCGCCAGTTGCTGCACTTTGCTGTATCAGATGTGAGTGATGATGTCAGGAGGACTGCTGTTCTTGCACTTGGATTTGTCTTGTACTCCGAGCCAGAGCAG ACTCCTCGAATTGTGTCCTTGCTTTCAGAGTCTTATAATCCACATGTACGATATGGTGCTGCTCTTGCAGTTGGCATCTCCTGTGCAGGCACTGGCTTGAGTGAGGCTATATCATTGCTAGAACCTTTGACGTCAGatgttgttgattttgttcGTCAAGGTGCTCTCATTGCAATGGCTATGGTCATGGTCCAGATGAATGAAGCCAGTGATTCTCGTGTTGGAACATTCAG ACGGCAATTGGAAAAGATAATTCTAGATAAGCATGAAGACACAATGAGCAAGATGGGAGCAATCCTTGCTTCCGGAATACTTGATGCTGGTGGTAGGAATGTGACTATAAGATTGCTTTCTAAGACAAAGCATGATAAAATCACTGCTGTTGTTGGCCTTGCTGTTTTTAGCCAATTTTGGTACTGGTATCCACTTATCTATTTCATAAGCTTGGCATTCTCACCCACAGCTTTTATTGGCCTCAACTATGACTTGAAAGTTCCAAAATTTGAGTTTGTATCAAATGCAAAGCCATCTCTGTTTGAGTATCCAAAACCAACCACTGTGCCTACTGCAACATCTGCTGTGAAACTTCCTGCCGCAGTTCTGTCAACATCGGTGAAGGCCAAAGCTAGGGCCAAGAAAGAAGCAGATCAGAAAGCTACTGCTGAAAAGGCAGCTGGAGTGGAGTCTTCACCTGCTTCAACTAGTGCTGGAAAAGGAAAAGCGCCCAGTGAGAAGGATGGGGATGCTATGCAG GTTGATGGACAACCAGAGAAGAAAGCAGAGCCTGAGCCTTCTCATGAAATTTTGACGAACCCAGCCAGGGTTGTTCCTGCCCAggagaaatttattaaatttatggaAGACAGCAGATATGTGCCAGTGAAGTCAGCACCTTCAGGGTTTGTTCTCTTGAGAGACCTGCAACCAACTGAACCTGAGGTGCTTTCTCTTACAGATACACCATCATCTGCAGCATCACCAGCTAGTGGTTCAACCACAGGACAGCAAAGTTCAGCATCAGCCATGGCCGTTGACGAGGAACCCCAGCCTCCACAGCCTTTCGAGTACACCTCATAA